ataaacaatcttctcaaaaattgggggagattgttgtgcatgaCATGCCtctacaataacaagactaagtcacattgacaaccctgagatttagttgtttgataattaattttatattctgtattatattacttgagttTGTAAAATGGTTAGAAAATTAGATtggaggatttttctgtgaacagattcaagctaaggaataaactccggaagaagatcaagccatgatcatgcctcagagaaaagtgtagaagcttggaattgaataaaGTTGTTTccatgaaaaatgttctaagtcaagatatcgacaagtcatagatcaagttatatcgagaagtcattcgataagtccagaatgacttatcgagaagtccaaaatggcttatagagaagtctcaaagatatcgacaagtcaaatgaagatgtagagaactggagatatcgacaagtaatttctgtatgtagagaactcagagatatcgacaagtcaaatgaagacgtagaggattggagatatcgacaagtcaatttctcatatagagatctcagatatatcgataagttaaaatatgtatgtagagatctctgagatatcgacaagtcacttctacatgtagagatctcagacatatcgacaagtcatttcacatgcaaggatctaaagacctcgacaagtcatgtatacctatagagaactcagagatctcgataagtcactatacTTATCAAAGTGTCACTTCTTTATAGAAtaaattggagatctcgatatacttctcaaatacataatgcagacaagttcaagattcaagattatcagtcaacaaagaATCTATTTACTAGATAAAGTCTATAAAGTAGTTGaaagagtacaagatcaagggccaagattaactggataAAGGATGGTTACAGGCcagcaagattctgcacagatttgctaagctagaaatggaaatagaaaaaggttgctttagaaagtagtttagtacattttagtgcaagtcttgtaaacccgtgctgctagtctATAAGCATGCACTGGTTCTTAGTTCAGTTGTAACAAAAcagatctaaattttcttgtattctctcaaggaagaagctgagttcttattttcttaagaacacagaatttgtagcaagaccaACTTAATTTAATAcaagttaagtgagttttgaaaatactgtgCTTGTTGATTATTTctgtaaacacaatatctctgcaaaCTCCAAGCTGCTTTGTTCACCTAAAATCCAAACaagtttaaaaaggctaaaaatcaaagaaacaaattcaccccctctgtgttgcaCTCAATATTTAACAGAAAGTATTGTTGCATTATCATTTCGCTAGCAATATGTTACTTACTAGAAATTTCATCTgcattttatttctaaaattaataATAGAAATTTGTTGTTACTTTGTTATTAAATTAACAACTGGAATATGGATGTGAGGGTGTTGATAATGTTACCAACGAAATACCCTTACCAAAACTGTTATTGGAATAGACAACAGAATATTATGTTAGAAAGTTGGCAGTGGTGTGGTGAATTCCAAAATAACACTTTTGTTATAAGTTTGTTAAAATTCCATTGGTAAATTTAATAACGGAAAAAAATTCGTTGTTAACAGCTTCCCAAGAAAGTATATTCTAACCTTTATTTTATGTGGGTGCCATTGGCAAATTGTCTTCCCAACGGTTTTACTTGCTTTGCCAACATAAATTTCTGTTgcaaaaatttaaatttcttgtagtggatctatttgttaattttttattaagtaaactaaaatttaaaaaatatcatttttacTATATTTTCAAAACTTTAGAAGTACGTAAAAAAAGTCAAATGCATTGGTTAACATAACGGATGAGAGGGGTATTATTTACTAAACTGTTTATTAATAgcattttaaattgataaaataaaagaaattggAAAAGTATTAATCTTAAAATATTAAGAATGTATCCGGGGATGAGAATCACGCTGGATCGGGACGGATAAGGTAGAATTCATATTCAAATTTGACATTTTCATTCATAACCAAACCCAACTCGAACCCAAAAATGAATACTTGAACCCTATCCGTCGGATTTCAGATCGATTTCGAGTATATCCAAAATCCAAATTTTTTTGAATTGAATATTTAAATCCGAGCCCAAAATTcgaaaatttgtataattaataatattacaAGTGCTTGAGAGACAACTTGCAAGGAAAGAAATTTAAGTATTTTAACGTGTCATCTTCGACCATTAATATACctaaacttttaaaaatcaactcaattcacgcctaattaattaaaataatcaaTATATAATCCTTTGTTCCCCTTATCACTCGTTTGAATTATacaatatttaatttttttgaattttattattaatttattttttacatttatttaaaaatatatattttaaaaattatataattataatgtATATTGTATAATGTATAAcgtataaaataatatatatttatattatatataatgtgtaatatataaattataatattatatatataataatatatataggTCGGATTTTGGATTCCGATTGAGTTTAAAATTTCGGACCGGGTTTTGAAACAGTAAATctaaaattcaaatttaaaaaattttgaatttaaaaattaaatcaaatcCAAAAAACAAATATCGGATGGGATATATTTAGGGGTGAGCAGAAAACCGCAAAAACCGCCCGCACCGCACCAATCCTCACCGCAAAACACGGTTTTTAATTTTCGTGGTGCGGTTACGGTTTGAATTTTTGATAAACCGCGCGGTGCGGTGCGGGTTATgattttaaatttctgaaatgcggttcaaaccgcaccgcaccgcaaTATTTAATATGTCATAAATAGTGAACTCATTTAATAGAATTTAAGAGTTACGATAGACTTAAGGTATTTTTCTCCATTTGATTACTTTCTCTCGTACTGGGAGATCGGTGGCTCGGAAAAATGACTATTCTGCTGCATTAGCTACCAAAAATATAAAACACAATTAACCACTGTTGTCCACTAGTTATTTTTAATCATAACTTAGATTTTTGATTagaataattataatttataagttatttttattttgtaatttAATTCCTAAAAAATATAAACTTTCCGGTGTGTAATTTCTAGTTTGTATTATATTGAAGAATATTAGCGACTTTGTGTTATATTAGTCGAAAATttgattaaatttaagttttatattttatttaaatttaagttttgtattttatttaaattttgcAAACTTGTAAGGTATAAACCACAGTGAACCGCACCACATTTTTGTGATGTGATTTATGCGGTTTTTGAGAGAACAGTGCGGGTGCGGTTTGAAAATTTGATCAAACCGCGCATGCAATTTATTTTATGGTTTGAGGAAAAAACCGTACCACACGCAACACACTCATCCCATAGATATATTAGTGGGATGAATTTATCTTGGCATCCCTTGACAAGTAGGGGGCTTGCATTTAAGTCGAAAATGAAACAATTAGTTGAACGGTTGTAGTAAGTTGTAACGGGAGGTCAAACGAAACTTAATATAGAATGGTCGGTCAGTCAATCTGAATGTCCGTGGATCTAGTTTAGAATTCCTACCAACTCTTGTCGCTTCTTACCACAATTTTTAACTCATATATACACTCACATTTAGACACACTACAAGTTGAGTTTTTGCACTTCACCTCATTTTCTCTCTCCACCTCATTTTCTCTCTCTAGCCCCCCCTTCCCCAAATCACAAGTTAGTGAGAGAAACAAAGACAATGGAGTACGAAAGAATACACAAAGTTCAGGTACACTCTACTACACTTTCACCTTCTCAATATTTACTGTACTATCACTTCTCTTTTGTAttttctattattattattatgtaatCATTTACTACTTAGCTCCCTTGTTGGTTTATGTCACATttcttgtgttttcttgataCGGGCTTGTGTTATTATTGTTCAAAACTGTGTTTGACTGGTTGTATTCGATTTTTTGAAAGTTTTGGTGGGAAATTAAAGGTGCCCATCTGATTGTTTAGTGATGTAATTAATGGTTTTTTTTTCGTGTTTATTGATTGATTGTACACCATGTGAGGATGTTTGGTTGTTTTTGATGGATATGAATAATTAGGTTCATTTTGTAATTATGGGGTTTATGCAGACTGGTCTAATTTCTCCTAGTAAACTGAGAATGAAACTTATGGGACATCAGAGGAAAAAAGATGGTTCAAATAGTAATTCTTCAAGAACATCTCCTTCTAAGCTTGAGGACTCGGAGTTTGTCAAGAATGGCTTGTTGACCTCCGGTCTCGATTTTTATGAGCCAGGTCAGTTGTTCACTTGAGCATACTTTTGCACTTCATACATTTAAAAACTAGTGTTGTTTGTGTGTCCTGTTAGTATTATTTTGCTCAAACAAAAGTATTTCCTATGTGCCCCCCTAGATATGATTGTTTTCATCAACTTAAAGTTGATAGATTTTACTGTAATATGATTCTTGattcaaaaaattattaataGTTCTAGTTTGTCGCCCTTAGTTATGCCTGTTTTGCTCAGTTTGGTAGGAATGAAACGAAAAATTGTGAATAAATTCAAAGGTTAAAGTAAGGATGTAGTGAAGAGTGAAAAAATAAACCAGGGAGTGCAAATTTAAATTATGAGGTTTGTGAAGACAGTGAGTAGAAGCAGGAAAGAGGTGTTCATCTACGGAATTTGTGGGATTGAACTCCCGTTTATATTGAATCTAAACATATTGGAGGAATGACgaaatttatcaaaaaatttacCTACAACATACTGCAAATTTCATACTATTCCCACCTAATTTCATTACTTCCAACTAATGAAGCATGTGATTCTAAGAATTTTTGTCTTGAATTCCAGTGTCCAGTGTGGGGAGTGCATCAATGAACCATCCTAGCAGTTTGGTGTCAAGCGATACTCAAGGTGATCTGAATAATTTCCGGCCAAAAGAATTGACTTCAGGAGACCTTGAAAATTCTATCCGAGCCAGAATGCAGCAATTTTCTAAGGCTGATAGTGCTAATTCGAGTTCAGTTCACCCAATGAGAACATTAGAGGATGATCTTGATTATGATAGTAATGCTAGTTCATCTAGCTTTGAATTTCCTGAAGGTGAAAGAACAGTTCACAATCCCATTGGACGATCACTGTTGAGGCCTATGTCTTCTAAATGGAATGATGCAGAGAAATGGATAATGAATAGGCAGAATGTACCAGTTAATCATTCTAAGAAGAACAATGTGCAAAGCCAAGGGACTCGTGTACCAATGATGAATGGAATTAGAGTTGCTCCAGAGTCTGCAAATTATGGTAACAAGTCATCAGTTAAGCGAGTTGATTTATTTCAATCTGCACAGCTGATTGGTTTTGAGAAATCATCTTTTACTTCAGATGGATCTCAGACTGTATCTGGCAAAGAGAATGGGACAAGTGTTCAAGTTGATCTGTGTCCTCAGAGTAAAGATTTGAAAGAAGTGGACAGTGAGAATTCCTCGTGTGTAACGAGTTCTTTTGAAGAATCAAAAGGTAATAGTATATAATTTATACTGTGTATTGTATTGACATATTTTGTACGTGATAGCTAAGTTGGTCCTAGACACATAAACAGTTTATTATTGCATGCTTGCCGTTACTTCACAGCTGCATAAATTTCTCTTGAGTTCCAAATTTCTTGGATTTATTAATACTTCAGTAGACCTGTACAGATTCTTTAAAATTCGTGCATGGCTGACTTGTGGAGCTGGGATGTAAACCCTCATGTAGGATCTGTCTAAAACAAATAGATGTCATACTTTCCATCTAAGTTATATAACTTTTATCTAATGAGGAATTAATATTGTGATAATGTTGGCAAGCTACAGATACAATGGAACCCAGAACACTGTGTTTCTAATCTAAATACGGGCCATCTAATTGTTCTTTGCGCAGACTATAATATTGGTCCGACTGCATGCAGTACAATCATGTTCTTTTGGGACATAATATTTACATTTTGAAGAGGGAACAACTTTTATAATGAGGTACAAGTAGAAGAATGTAAATGACCTCCTGCAATAAAAATTGTTTGGAAAAATTACTTTAACTCACAGACCATTCTTAAAGTTTCTTCATCTCTGCACTTGTTAGATTACACATTCACATGTTTCTTGAAATTTCGTCTAGTCCTAGATTTAATGCTCAATCATATGCAGGTCAAAATATACGCTCTGTTTCAATGAGAGATATGGGAACAGAAATGACTCCTATTCCAAGCCAAGAGCCTTCCAGGACTGCTACTCCTGTTGAAGCTACAACCCCACTCCGCAGCCCCATTTCGTCAGTTCCTTCTACTCCTCGAGGAGCGCCAACATCATCACCTGCAGAGTACCTGATTGATTGTGAATTGAGATCTTCAACAGAAAATGGAACAAAAGAATTGTCAGCACAAGAACTGAAGCTGAAGACCAGGAAAGAGATTGTGGCACTTGGCGTCCAACTTGGCAAAATGAAAATTGCTGCCTGGGCAAGCAAAGATGAGAAGGATAAGAATGCTTCAGCAGCTGAAAACACTAAATTAGAGGAACTACGGAGGATTGAATTTGAGAAGCGCGCTGCAGCATGGGAGGAAGCTGAAAAATCTAAGCAGACTGCAAGGTTTTTTCCTTTGCTAGTGCACTTCTATTTGAATCTATATGAATTTTTGTCATGGTAATAACCTTTTGTGGTTTCAAAAATTGGTTGACTGATTAAGATGGTTGCAACTTTAGATTTAAACGTGAAGACATCAAAATTCAAGCTTGGGAAAGTCAGCAAAAAGCAAAACTTGATGCTGAGATGAGGAGAATAGAGGTTTGTGAAATATTTTTTGTCTGATCATCCCTTGAAAGTTGAAAGCACACGGTTATTGTATTTAAAAtttattcgtgaaataaaatttGACTGGCATTggaaaaattaaaattattgatAAAATAAGATTCTTTACACCCCATATATGCATAATGAATTTCAGGCGAAAGTGGAACAAATGAAAGCACATGCGCAAGCAAAGATGGTAAAGAAAGTGGCAATGGCAAAACAGAGATCAGAAGAAAAAAGAGATGCAGCTGAAGCCAAGAAAACTAGTCAGTCCCAAAAACTTTCTGCTCAGGCAGAACACATTCGCCAAACAGGCCGAGTTCCATCTTCACCTTACCTGTGCTGCGGATGGTCATGAAGATGCAAACAATATAAACAGAACAGAAGCACAAATTGTTATGGTATTAGCATACAGTCTAGTGCAAAATAGCCTTATTATATACAAAGCTAAGGGGATTGCTGTCCCTCTTGCTATCCCGGTCCTTGTATTACTATGTGAACACAGATTGCAAGGTCATAGTAAAATTAGTAGTGTTCTATAGAGAATATCTGATGAGCGAAACAACTGGTGCTGAATATTTGATGATTATATATGGTTATTTTGCTGTATTGAGTAGGGATGTAAATCATCCAGCTCGAGTAAAGATTGGTTGGAGTTTAGTTTGGTTTGTATATGAGCTGAAGTTGGACACGGCTGTAAGATTCGTTTTCTAAATGAGTTCAACTTGATCATGGAACAGTTCGCCCTTAATAGTTCATGAACGGCTGGATAAAGAGGCTCATGAACAAATTCGATGAGTAAGTTTTTGAACATAGTAAACGATAGTAGATGAAAGACTGACTAAATAGCTAGAAAACAGAGAGAAACAcaagaaatataataattacaACATTACCTCCTTGAAAAGCTTACGAGAGTCGGGCATTTCTTCCGACCATGCTAACCGCTAAGGAAGAAATTATAATATTGCATTGGAGATGGTAGTTTAACTGCTTCCAACCATGCTAATCAAGGGAACGGCACAGAGGCGATCCCTGCGTTCAAATTTCTTGACTCCTGTTAGCTCACGTAGTTGTCACAGCCCGTGCTGGAGAACCTCTGAACTCGAACAAACTTCAAAAACTCTACACCTACTTTAACCATCTGCTGCACCTTAGGCGGTAAGAGTATCTTTATATACCAGACACTGTTTCAAACTCCCTGGAATACATAACCTAACCCCAATGTCTTCGAAAATTTCAAATATGTAAATACTGAGTAAAAAATTCATCACAATCGAGAAATATTTCGGAAACTTGAGCAAAGCCATGTACACTACTGCAATCTGGAAACTGTACATCATTAGTCCAATACCTGATTTCCTAATACGTCAATACTGAAACATTTCAAATATTGTACGGACGGAGTTTCGAAAATTCTCTTAGAAACTCATTATACGGACGAGGTTTCACTTAAACAGACATTCTCTAAATCATGGCCTTAACATGTAATCTTCAATCTACAATTATATTTTATACTCTATACTAAAATGATAACACATACATATGCATATAAACCAAAGTACAATTTGCAACTTTTCCATGTATGAAAAAAATCACCAAGGAGAACATCATTCTTCCGGTCAACAAATACAAGCTGCCAGCCTCATCTTAATGGATCCTACAATTGGCCTTCAAGGCCAAACATGGGGGCAAGTTCACTATGCAGCTCATGATAACTACTGGATTTGGCTAGATGTAGTGACAACCAAAGGACCCTGCCTTAGACCAACTCAACAGCTTACTTATAAAGTATCCTTACTTAAAATTATAAGGATTAAATCAAATTTGACACTCCAACGACATTCTAATAATTCCCTAAAAGTTTAAGATCTTCTTTTGCTTTCTTAAAGATAAGGAATGCCTACCTATTCCTTAtcttatttttattaattaaatattcattTACCTCCTTTTTCACACTCTTTTTCTCATTCATCTTTCTCTCTCTTGTTTAAAAAATATGAATAGGATTTGAGTTTGATATTATAATAATAGTAAAAAACCAAAATAAGGATTGTTATCGGAGTTGTCATACCTTATTATGTCTTAAATAACCAGGATcctattattttatattatttttaaggaCCCCACAAAGATCGTGTTGGAGTTTCTCTTAGCGACTTGTAAACCTGCCACCAATAGCAATAACCAAATCAAAAAACAAAGCAAGCAAAACTCAAATAACTTCTAAACATTTGAACCGGAAACCAGCAGAAGCAATGTTGTGTTTGGTTGGAATGAATGAAAATGGAGGGAATGGAGTGAAATTTGAACTATAATATATATGATTGTTCACATATTTAATCATTTCCTTCCTCCATTCCATTCCCAACACCCTAAGGCCTAAATTAAAGTTCAAACACCCCATTTTGAGAAGAAATACTCGATTCCTTACTCTactcattttcttcacaatttCTATCATAACCAAATTCGCACACACTCATTTTTTTCTCAAATTATCCCTCCAACTTCTATAATTTCTAATTAATTATATGGCTTAATGACCTTTTGACCCTTAAAATACGGGCTGTTAGGCAACTCCAACAGTTTAGCTTTTTGGAGTCTTAAAGTCAAATATAGAAAAAACTACTCCGACAGTATTCTGGTGATTCCTTAAATCACTAAGATCCGGTAAGATTTTCTTCACATTCCTTATATTTAGCTAACTTCTCTCCTcttctaacttttattttataatatatatttgaaagAAACATTTTCTctttctttactttatgtaataatgttactttttaatgattaaatattatataaaaaatgaATATAGAGAATATTGTTGGAGTCGAGAATAACTATTGATGTCTTAAGTTACTAAGAtccaatattttatattaaatttaggGAATGAACTAAGCGACTGTTGAAAATATTTTTATACCCATCAACCCCAAATGTATGAAGTCATAGTTTCCGACTCCTATAGTATCTATCTTCATACCTTTTAACCCTTTTTCGCTCCAAAACAACATATGGGTAAATATCGGAGGATAAAAACGGCTTTTACTAAAATTGAATATCGGAAAAGGGTTAAAAGATACGAAGAGCGATACTATAGGGGTCAAAATGTATGATTTCATATATTTTATATGATTCTTAATATATTCTCTTTTTTTACAATAAATGGACATTGATGACTAGCAAATTAGTTAAGTACAGTGTCGGGCTGCTTCCAGGGACTTTGTTTCGCTTTCCTATGAGGAATGTCGAGCAGGCAGCCAATAGTAAGTTATCAAAGCAGGCTTAAACGGAAGATGATATTACTTTCTTGTTTGATCAGCTTGACGACGAAGGAGTTTTTACATTACTGTTTCTTAAAAATGTTCTCGATATTGAAATGTATGTATGGGATGATGGTGTAGCAGAACCCAGAAAGATGTATTCCGACAAGCACTTAGACTGTCGAAGTCTCCAAACTCATCTTTTGGTGAGATCGATGCCTTTTCATTGGACTTCTTGAGAGAGGCTATCCATGGAAACCAGTCTATTAAGAGGATCGATACTTTCTATATTGTGCAAAAGCTGGCAGCAGTATCTAGTAGATTAGGTTCATTTGCTGCAACTGCATTAAAAGATTATGACATTCACCTGCTACCTTAGGCATCAGTAGGAGCATGCATATCAAGAAATTTATCTGATGTATATTCTATATTGGTTTACTTTAAGATATGGATATAGGTGTATGTGTATATGCTATGAAGACAACAAAAGATATTGCAGAACCCCTGTTCTTGTTATTCAACTGAGATAATTACAATACATAAATAGAAATCATCCAAGCAAACTGGTGGCTAAAAAATAGCAGCAACTTCCTAAAACTTCTCTACTTTCCTAACGATTATTCCCACTACTCCCTAAACTCCCTCAAACACGTGAGGACCAATTCAAACAAATTACTACtactaaataatattaataataacaGCTAGTTTAGATTAATAAATCAACATTCTCCCATTTAATCTAAACCACTGTCTGAAGGTCTCGAACACCAAGCAGCTGTCTCATCTTTTCGAACCTTGCTGTAGGCAGTGCCTTTGTCAACACATCTGCTCGCTGCAAATCCGTGCTCACATGCTTAACCACAATGTCACCGTTCTCAACGCATTCTCTTATAAAATGATAACGAATGTTAATGTGTTTGCTACGCCCGTGGAAAACTGGATTCTTGGCCAAGTTAATCACAGATTTGTTATCGATGTGTAGCACTACTGGTTCAATATATTTACCAGTTACTTGATTCACCATTTTCCTCAACCATATGGCCTGGCAGGCTGCTGCAGTAGCCGCCATAAATTCGGCCTCACAAGATGATAGTGCCACACTTCTCTGTTTCTGCGATGCCCGTGTTACCAGACCTTCATCCAAGTAAAATGCCATACCTCCCGTACTTCTCCGATCATCAACATGCCCAGCAAGATCACTGTTTGAATACCCGGTCAATAATTCACTACCACCATTCACATAAACCAAGCCATAGTTTAAAGTACCCCTGACATATCGAAGAATTCGTTTCGCTGCTAACTCATGCATGACAATGGGTTTTTCTATATAGAGTTAATTACACTTTGCAACCCCACCTTTCATTTAAGATCAAAACAGTATACCTACTTTGCAAAATACAGTTTGCAACCCTTAACTTTCCATGTCAAATACAACATGCATCCCTATCCCTTGCGGTTGTAAAATTGAAATTGATatgttaatattaataattaaaatttcaaattaattaaaaatatttattttaatacatTTTTTACATGAAAAAATTATAGCTATTTTCCATTAGTAATACTCTAAATTAATCATAATgctaaatacttaaaatatatttattaagcaaaatatatgtttatatatataatcataaagtttctaaatatatctatattttaaaattttaaaaattatactgagtaataaaataattgacattaatattgtttttataatttgaaattctaaattttagtttaatttaaaaaattaaaattattatttaaatattttgctgaatttcaattttaccatccacaatataaatatttttaacaaatGGTTAAAGGGATGCATATTGTATTTGATGTCTAAAGTTAGGGGTTGCAAACTGTATTTTTGAAAGTAAGTATATAGTTTTGTTATTCAATGAAAGGTAGGGGTTGCAAAATGTAATTTACTCTTCTATATATCGACTTACAATGCCAACTGAATAGGCTATATCCGGCCTTGTGTGGACTAAGTATCGAAGACCTCCAATCATACTCTTAAACTGAGTAGTATCAACCCGTTTGCCTCCTTCATCTTTGCTAATGCTCTCCTTTAGGTCCATGGGAAATTTAACAGCATTACAATCCCACATACCAGCTCTATCCAGTATTTTTTTCGCGTAATCAGTTTGCTTCAGTTGTATTGCACTAACTCCTTGCTTCACCTCCAATCCCAAATAGTTGGATAGCTTACCCAAGTTACTCATCTCGAACTTCTCGTTCATCTGACTCTTGAATTCTTCAATACTCGAGAGTTTTGTCCCTGTAACCAATAGATCATCAACGTAAACTGCAATTACCAGAACATTATCATCTGTCATCTTTGTGTAGACAGCGTGCTCGTAGGGGCACCTCACAAAACCCAGCTCCTCCAAATACTTGCCCAATTTCGAGTACCTAGCACGGGGTGCTTGTCGCAATCCATCGAACGCCTTAATCAGTTTAAAACGAGGTGTTCCTGACCTTTCTTAACAAATCCTTTCGGCTGCATAACATAAACCTCCTAAGCTATTTCTCCATTTAAGAAAGCCGATTTTATATCAAAGTGATGCACCTCCCGGCCATATTTTGAAGATAGTGCTAGCAGAATTCTCACGGTTTCAAGACGTGTCACAGGAGCAAAGTTTCCATCAAAGTCTCTCCCCTGTTTCTGTACATACCCTTTCACTACAATTCGAGCCTTATACTTGAGAATTTTGCCActggtgtaatatccgggatatgacgtgtaattatttttgttaataataaatattatgtgattattatatgaattttggtaattatctgtgaagtggtatttgtgtttggatatgtaaatatgatataatttgagtattttaatttttatatgtccaaaataaaatatagataattttcatatcttcctatttatttttatgatgatttatgattttattggacatttatggattttataatttctttttccgagtaattactgaaagagat
This sequence is a window from Apium graveolens cultivar Ventura chromosome 9, ASM990537v1, whole genome shotgun sequence. Protein-coding genes within it:
- the LOC141687140 gene encoding uncharacterized protein LOC141687140 isoform X1, producing the protein MEYERIHKVQTGLISPSKLRMKLMGHQRKKDGSNSNSSRTSPSKLEDSEFVKNGLLTSGLDFYEPVSSVGSASMNHPSSLVSSDTQGDLNNFRPKELTSGDLENSIRARMQQFSKADSANSSSVHPMRTLEDDLDYDSNASSSSFEFPEGERTVHNPIGRSLLRPMSSKWNDAEKWIMNRQNVPVNHSKKNNVQSQGTRVPMMNGIRVAPESANYGNKSSVKRVDLFQSAQLIGFEKSSFTSDGSQTVSGKENGTSVQVDLCPQSKDLKEVDSENSSCVTSSFEESKGQNIRSVSMRDMGTEMTPIPSQEPSRTATPVEATTPLRSPISSVPSTPRGAPTSSPAEYLIDCELRSSTENGTKELSAQELKLKTRKEIVALGVQLGKMKIAAWASKDEKDKNASAAENTKLEELRRIEFEKRAAAWEEAEKSKQTARFKREDIKIQAWESQQKAKLDAEMRRIEAKVEQMKAHAQAKMVKKVAMAKQRSEEKRDAAEAKKTSQSQKLSAQAEHIRQTGRVPSSPYLCCGWS
- the LOC141687140 gene encoding uncharacterized protein LOC141687140 isoform X2, which encodes MEYERIHKVQTGLISPSKLRMKLMGHQRKKDGSNSNSSRTSPSKLEDSEFVKNGLLTSGLDFYEPVSSVGSASMNHPSSLVSSDTQGDLNNFRPKELTSGDLENSIRARMQQFSKADSANSSSVHPMRTLEDDLDYDSNASSSSFEFPEGERTVHNPIGRSLLRPMSSKWNDAEKWIMNRQNVPVNHSKKNNVQSQGTRVPMMNGIRVAPESANYDGSQTVSGKENGTSVQVDLCPQSKDLKEVDSENSSCVTSSFEESKGQNIRSVSMRDMGTEMTPIPSQEPSRTATPVEATTPLRSPISSVPSTPRGAPTSSPAEYLIDCELRSSTENGTKELSAQELKLKTRKEIVALGVQLGKMKIAAWASKDEKDKNASAAENTKLEELRRIEFEKRAAAWEEAEKSKQTARFKREDIKIQAWESQQKAKLDAEMRRIEAKVEQMKAHAQAKMVKKVAMAKQRSEEKRDAAEAKKTSQSQKLSAQAEHIRQTGRVPSSPYLCCGWS
- the LOC141686150 gene encoding secreted RxLR effector protein 161-like; the protein is MHELAAKRILRYVRGTLNYGLVYVNGGSELLTGYSNSDLAGHVDDRRSTGGMAFYLDEGLVTRASQKQRSVALSSCEAEFMAATAAACQAIWLRKMVNQVTGKYIEPVVLHIDNKSVINLAKNPVFHGRSKHINIRYHFIRECVENGDIVVKHVSTDLQRADVLTKALPTARFEKMRQLLGVRDLQTVV